Proteins co-encoded in one Dysgonomonadaceae bacterium zrk40 genomic window:
- a CDS encoding SDR family NAD(P)-dependent oxidoreductase: protein MHTTPQSAPVIMVSGANRGIGAAIVRDLLQHDYRLSLGARDTARLEAEFGPPGDRLLHNRFDAYEPETAKAWVDETAAHFGRIDGLVNNAGSGEQVLLTDDNEEALDRLWAVNVKAPLRLTRLCLPHLEETGRGRIVNIVSMSGKRVRNGFVGYNMTKFAVMGLTHTTRHVAWEKGVRATAICPSFVRTEMSSYTSKVKPEDMIQPETMAELVRTAIELPNNAAMAEMLVNCRLEDML from the coding sequence ATGCACACTACACCACAGAGCGCCCCGGTCATCATGGTGTCCGGCGCCAATCGCGGCATCGGCGCGGCGATCGTCAGGGATCTTCTTCAGCACGACTACCGGCTTTCGCTCGGTGCGCGCGATACCGCCAGGCTCGAGGCCGAGTTCGGCCCGCCCGGCGATAGGCTGCTCCATAACCGTTTCGATGCCTATGAGCCCGAGACGGCGAAAGCGTGGGTCGACGAAACGGCGGCGCATTTCGGGCGGATCGACGGCCTCGTCAACAATGCCGGCAGCGGCGAACAGGTGCTGCTCACCGACGACAATGAGGAGGCGCTGGACCGGCTTTGGGCCGTCAACGTCAAGGCGCCGCTCCGGCTGACGCGACTGTGCCTGCCGCATCTGGAGGAAACCGGCCGCGGCCGGATCGTCAACATTGTCTCGATGTCCGGCAAGCGGGTGCGCAACGGCTTTGTCGGCTATAACATGACCAAGTTCGCGGTGATGGGCCTCACCCACACGACGCGTCACGTCGCCTGGGAAAAGGGCGTGCGCGCCACCGCGATCTGCCCGAGCTTCGTGCGCACCGAAATGAGCTCCTACACCAGCAAGGTCAAGCCTGAGGACATGATTCAGCCGGAGACCATGGCCGAGCTGGTGCGCACCGCAATCGAACTTCCCAACAACGCGGCGATGGCGGAAATGCTGGTCAACTGCCGTCTCGAAGACATGCTCTGA